From a single Lolium rigidum isolate FL_2022 chromosome 7, APGP_CSIRO_Lrig_0.1, whole genome shotgun sequence genomic region:
- the LOC124672813 gene encoding uncharacterized protein LOC124672813, whose product MCGKACKVGGAASPAGTSSTATSIVVLASLLLVASAVVFLLSPPPPPADARGLPEPVELAIGVAGHEGWLDALRAWAKLACLRLRPLEPRYRITQSPVSMKKAARQGLEMGKEAVEHTAESAARAAEETIGRTSEKVRRKVSSSRRSDEEL is encoded by the exons ATGTGCGGAAAGGCCTGCAAGGTCGGCGGCGCCGCGTCGCCGGCGGGGACGAGCAGCACAGCAACCTCCATCGTTGTTCTCGCGTCGCTGCTCCTCGTGGCCTCGGCCGTCGTGTTCttgctgtcgccgccgccgccaccggcggaCGCAAGGGGTCTCCCTGAGCCGGTCGAGCTCGCCATCGGCGTCGCCGGCCACGAGGGCTGGCTGGACGCGCTCCGCGCCTGGGCCAAGCTGGCGTGCCTCAGGCTCCGCCCGCTCGAGCCAAGGTATAGAATTACTCA GAGCccggtgtcgatgaagaaggcggCCAGGCAGGGCCTGGAGATGGGCAAGGAGGCGGTGGAGCACACCGCGGAGTCGGCGGCGAGGGCAGCCGAGGAGACAATCGGGAGGACCTCCGAGAAGGTCAGGAGGAAGGTCTCATCGTCTCGGCGCTCCGATGAGGAGCTGTGA